Genomic DNA from Cheilinus undulatus linkage group 10, ASM1832078v1, whole genome shotgun sequence:
CAAGCCAATGAATAGCCAGTATCAAGTTTTTAGCGACATTACGGTTGTATGGAGACAACTCATAGTTGGTGGATTCCAACAAATTGCTAATGAATCAGTCTTTACATTCTACGGTTATTCACTGCACTGCCAACCAACATTCAGCTTGTTTATATCATTTAGTTAGCTGGCCAGCCAGCCCTGTTACATGTATCCTCATGCTTGTTTCCAACTTTAGACGGTCAGTAAGACAGCTCTGGCTCATCATTCAAAGCCGCAAAGTTTAGTGGAGATGATCGCAGCCTAGAGGCTGTAGAGCTACAGTTGGAGTACATGTCTGTTATCGCCTCATCTAACCTTTCTGAGTAAAACGACTAACACGGAACACGTTGATTCAGATTGACAGCAGGGCCCCTGTGCCTGTTGTCTTGCGACTAGGCATCATGTGATGTTCAGTAGACCTGGATAATCCCCATCATTATACTGCAGTTCAGAGCAATTTCACAATCTCGGTTCATAATGGAAAGCCGCTGCACCCCAGGCCTCTCAGTTTTCTGTATCTCGTAGACAAGTGTTTCTCTCCAGAGAGCTTTATACTTCAAATGGAAACGTGATTAAACTTTTGGAAACAAGATGTGTAATGTATGTTGTACTTCTGGAGCATTAAGGCATTTAAATTGTAGCTGTACACTGACTCACTTTTTGAAGGTCCAGACTaaaattttattctttaatttacTCTAAACAGTAGAATTGATTGTTTTTTCAGGAAATCTTATAAGATTCTCAGAATAAAGAGCCCTTTCCTGAAATAGTTGTTGGTCACATTCATTAGCTGCTATTATCTTTGAGAGGTAGCCAATTGAGTCATCTCTGGCCAGTCTTGAAGTGGGTGAGAAGAGATAGTTGACctcacatattttgttttttcttgtgtaCAATTTTACTGAACTTTTCTACTAACCAATAAGAGAAGAGGTGCAATTGGTGAAATATATTTTCTGTATCTCTCTGCCCATCGTAACTATCTCTCTTTCCAGAGCATTTGGTGGTTGCAGTGCCCGTTGCAGTGGTTGCGGCCTTAGGAGGTTTCCTAGTCGGCCATTATCTGAGCAGGCGGAGCTTTAAGAGTGGCCAGGTGAACTCATCAGTCAGTAAAGACCGTCCCAAAGTGGTCCACAGCTTTGACATGGAGGACATTGGCACCAAGGCTGTGTACTGCCGCTGTTGGAAGTCAAAAAAGGTTGGGCTTCAGCAGCTACTTCAGAGGATTAATCTTCAAATAATTAAACAGCCATGGTATTCAAAAGCATAGACGTAGATCCctagaaaacacaaatacatactaatgcacacacacatccagGTATTCAAAGTGAGATTACCTTTTCAGTTAAATGAGGTGGTTGATTGTTCAGAAGTATCTGTTTAAGAAGTGAAAAGACAAAACTTTCTTATGTATTTCAGTGATGTAGCAATAATTTCCTTCAGTCAGAGTTCATGTCTTCTCAGTGTTACTGGAAATTCTGAGTCAGTAAATCAATTTAACCATGTATCAGAATCCCCTGAGCTTCCCACTTCGATTGTTGTTGGCTTGGTCAGGGACGAGTTTAATACATGTTTCATTGCTGCTGACATCCTAGTCAGGTGTCTCcgttttgtttattcatttatttgattaGGACAGTACACATTAATCAATAAATCCACAATACCTGTCAATGTGTATATGCCAGAATTGGTACAATAGCTAAATTTCATATGTTGTACGAAGGCAGGTAATTacaaaaaagcccaaacaaGATTTCAAATTAAGTAACAGCACAGCTCAAAAGACAGTGCACAGAAAACCCACTGTTCTAACAAACAGGACAGACACAATTTGTACACAACAAATAACACGCACACATACAGAAAGCAATTTTAAAAGCAGGATACTCCAAAGCCCTAGCAGTTAGCATTGTAGGAGGAGACAGACGTTGTAAATGAGTACATAACTGGTTtgtttttaaccaatgtttgaGTTTCTTTTTGAGTGTTTAATAGTTGTCACAGTCTCTGATATGTGCTGGTAATTTGTTTcacaaatgtgttttattaacTTGCTGTTGTATGTGACCAGGTTGTAAAACAGTATTTGAGAGAAAATCATTGCATGCATATAAGCTTTAGCTGATTGTGTAGTGAGAAAAGGTCTTATATGACGGAAATTAGCcagattgaaaataatgacaTTTGAGATTTTCTTAACATGGTCTGTCAAAGTCAAATTAGAGTTAAAAATTACACCAAGATATTCAAAATTTGAATCAACATTTGGTAGGTCATTAACAtaaagactgaataagattggcCACAAAAAAAGAGCATTGTGGAACTTCAGTAGAGCAGCTGAGGTGTGATAAATTTGACTTTCCAATATGTGCAGCTTATTTTGTATTTGACAATTAAGACTTCATCCAGCAGAGGGCACTGTTTTAGAAGTTAATATAATACAGTTTTGCGAGCAACAGTTCATGGTTTATTGTGTCAAAAGCATGCTTCAAGTCTAAGAAAACATCCCTGACATAACCACCTTTGTCTAGTACACTtaattatttctaaaaaaaataacaggagGCTGTCTCAGTAGAGTGATGTTGGCAAAATCCAAATTGCATTGGGTGCAGAGGCGTATGACAATTATTAAGGTGTTCTATTAACTGAACTGACACCCATTTCCCTGCTACCTTTAAACTAATGGGCAGGAATCTGATTGGCCAATGGTTCTCAAGTTTGGTCTTGTCACCACCTTTGAAGACAGGGGTGACTTAGGCCGTCTTACAGTTGGTGAGTACACAACATTGTTTAAAAGATAAGTTCATCAAATGTGCAGCTGGACTTGCCAGAGCCTCTTTCTTTGACTTTAACAATTACTGTCTACCTCCTTTTACCTTTTAACTCCCCTCAAAACCCAAAGCTTTGCTTGCACATACTACAGCAAGTGGACAGTCGTTAAGTTCACTTAAGTATTAGGCAGGAGTGAAGAAAACTACTGGAGACACTGACCTCTGCTtttgtaaaaatctgaattaaaatAGAGGATGAAAATCATTTTGTGTAGAGGTTTGTAGTTACATGATAGACcctatagagtggtgcagtcgtgacgTAATTTTGTATGCAAACCCGGAAGTTAGCGTAGCATGGGTTCCCTCATCGttgagcctatgggatttttcagtgggtttttggattattgctgaaaataagctctgtgtccaataaaagtttatgaaacacattttgttgataaagataatcttcataaactgataatataagcatcgtatctggttcgttaatctaactgtcgaaagtaaaaagctaacatcatgctatattgaactacatcACGGTCGACTGAATTTACGACATCACACAAGGATACAACTGAACAGCTCAGTTGCCGCGCTTCAGATGATGACgtatgtagtccttgttagccatcttttagcaaccgcctttattaagatgtgaaaagatacacaattcaaaggtggggcacgtttccgatgtattttatgtcgtaggataaaatgttaaactttcCTGAAcgtgtgttcaccacagaccttatttcaggcatttaaccgaaAGCGCATTCAAAATTCCCttagactttcagacgagggaaccaGAAGTGCGAACAAGCTAACTTACTCCCacattttaggactcattcctgcaccactctatattGTTGTGGTCAAAAGTGGTGTGTGGAAATCCTCAAGTGGATGGCAGTTTTTCCTCTTGTACAGGTTTCTTTTAGCCTCAACTACATAAACATATCTACAggtaaaaccaaaattcaaCCAATTGtataaatttgtaaaataactTTTCTCTCAATATTCTGATAAGCAGTGATCTTTTTCATCATTATGTTTAGGATCCAAGGCAGATACAGATGTCTGCTACAAGCATAAAAAATGCTAAGATAATTTCATAAAGCTGTGTTTGTGAAATAATTGCAATCAGAGTTCTGTGCATGAGTTAAAGATTATTTTCTTTAACTAAAAAGGCATGAcaattaaaaacctttaaaatctaTGACAGGAAATCAGAGAAAAGAACAAGTTCCATACACACAGTAAACACATTAACAGTAAACAAGTTAATCCTCAGTTTTGCTTTTCACGCCTCTACTGAACATACCTGCCCCTGTTCCTTAATGTCGGTGGACAGAATGAAAAAGCCTGCTCACCAGGGGTCGTCTTTCTGACCTCAGGGGCAATCTTAACACCAGTCCCCTGATAACACTTCTTTAGCAACATGTGGCGACTGTGGCTGAATTGGTATTGTTGGTTGTCTCGCAATCAGACGGTTTTGGGTTTTAAccccagctcctgctgtcacatgtGAATGTGTCCTTGGACAAgacacttaaagggatatttcgggatttttgaagtttggtCATATGAGGcacttggctatagtagtggcattagcctccagtgattctGTGAAAGTTAatcctgtggttattatgagctcagagagatccagGGCATAATGGGTATAGATGAACGTTTTACCCGCGTAGTTTAACGCGTTTTGCGCAAAGATGgaccaagaaaatatgttggcttgccTGTGTGCTGTGctgaaaacattcaaagcaCTTAATTCTTCTGAAAAcctcctctgtgtcaggcactaatttacagTGCAGCTTtcaacattttgtctcctcCCGCAGCAcactgatatcctctgatcagctgtgtgggtctgcaggcttccaCAGGGATAATTACACCACactaagctaaaacaaagataatatgagcaGGAGGGGTCATGAGCATTGGTTCGCATTCTCCACACCTACACCAACGGGTAACCTGGGATgtctcctgctcaaaactttcaaatgaagtttttctgctctctctttcagcccacTGACTCTCCGTCTGTATaagttcttcttcagtgtactccagttcatacaaatatcctctcgtatccacagtaaacggcacatcatcatcatctctcaAGTCGAAATCGCTCATTCAGtattatctttgttttggcttggtgtggtgttattatccctgtagaagcctgcagacccacacagctgatccaGAGGATCAGTGCACTGCGGGAGGAGACAAAATGCCGAAAGCTGCAACGGAacttagtgcctgacacagggGATTTTTGGGAGGCATTAAGTGCTTTGAATGTTTTCGACACAGTGCACAagcgagccaacatattttcttggcccgtTTTTACgtaaaactcattaaactaCGTGGGTAaaatgttcccatctacagTCACTATGCCATGGATCtttctgagctcgtaataaccacaggattaactttcacagaaatcagtGGAGACTAATACCACTAttatagccaagtacctcatacaacccaacttcaaaactcccaaaatatccctttaacccaAATTTGCTTCGTCGATGGCACATAAATGTGTATAGAATGCATATGATTGGGGTTGGCAAATAATGATGGTCAATTCCCATTGCAACCTCTGCCAGCAGTGTATGAATGGGTAGATGGGACCTTTAGTGTTAAAGTGCTTTTAGTAGTCAgacgactagaaaagcactgaaCAATTCAAGTCCATTTACTACGTAGCAAACCTGACAGAGAGACTTCAGAATAATCCTGTGTTAGCATGTCGTATCCAAGTGGACATAACTAATGGATCATTGAGTCCATTGCAGGTCTACAGGTCTACAGTTCCCTAGTTGATAACCTTCTTTTTCTGATATTGTTTGCAGTTCCCCTACTGTGATGGAGCCCATGCCAAGCACAACGAAGAAACTGGGGACAACGTGGGACCTCTCATTATCAAAAAGAAGGATGCTTAAgccagtttttttcttttatagttAAACCAACGGTGGAAATTCTTCACAGCCAAGAATGATACTCGGTGttataaaaatgtggaaaaaaaatttgatttaattgtTCCAACCTAATTATGAATGAACTATCAGACTTTGAAATCAAAGGCCACTTGAGAAGAGATAAAGAATGGACTTTTGACAATCAGCAAGGTCAGACATGAGGTACTCTGGTTGTACAGATGCTTTTTAAACATCTAAAAGTGAGGAGTTTGGTATCAAACAAAGGATGAACCTAAATACATTAAATAATTCACTAGTCAGTCACTGTACATTCAAGCCTGATGTTATATTCGTCCTAGTCTTTCTTGTATGCGTTGTATATTATGTTGTCAAACACACTAGCAGCTGTTTGCTTAAGTTTGTTGAGCTTCTTAATTCAGCAAATGCCTTACATTGAAACATCAGTCTCCAACTAATCTTTACAATGTAGTTGTTACCATTGTTGCAGTGTTTTGGTTAACACCAACTACATCACTTGCACCAAatccttttccttttcttaaacAAGTTTTTCAGTATCTCTTCCAACCAGAAAACAAAAACGTTAACGGTAAATTAAAGCGCCTGCTTCATATAGCATTTGTACAGAATTACAGTGCACTACAGTTGTTGCTGCTCCATGAGACAGTTAAACACACAGTTAAAGGTCAACTAGTTCTGAATATCCCTGCATATCAGGGCAACTAAAGTAAACATCAGATCATCATCTTATTTATGTAGAGGAAAATATGTAGACCAACTTCTTGGCAGAAAGGCAAAGTTATTAGGTTGTCTAGATTAACATGTTTACTCATTGCAGGAGAGAGTTGCATTGTTTTGGATGGTAGACCTGGTTTTGGAGGATGCAGTTCTGTCTTCCAAATCCTTCCTGACTTTACATGGAAGAGCTGCTTGTAGGAATCAGATGAACAAGGCTCGAACAGTATGCCCACCCAGCCCCCTAGAATAAGGTGTGCCTAATGTATGGATGAGCTGATGAGGTGCAAGGCAGTATTTATTGAGAACATTTAAAGCATGTGAGTGAGTGAATGATTTCTTTGACATGGCATATAGTGAGTTTGAGACTATTCGCTGCTGCCTATATACCACTTGATACtgcaattttattaaaaatacatgttgtAGCAGTATTAATGCAACAACAATCAGTATTAGGACAAGTCATCCTACTAAAGCATGCTCTTTTCAGTGGCTACTCCTTGCCTCACCTAACTTTCAGTTGTTGAAAATGTGTCTGAAACTGGTCCTCTCCTGCCATCTACATTTCTGAAAAGGCCACTGCAGATAATGTCCAGACCTGACTCATGGATTGTCCAGAGTCCATATATGAACCCTGCTTCTGCTAGCTTTACCCAATTGTACTGTCCTGTGCTCATCCACTGAAATATTTTGCCTAGTTTGTTTTCCACTACTGTTTAAATCCATGTGGATGCAGCACAGACTTTACAGATATAAGATGAGTACCAAAAAGTAAACATGCCCTGTGTAATCTGTATGACAAGAGCTGTCACAAGTTAACTGATGAGAAAATTTTCACACCCTGCCATCCCTACCTCAAGTTCAGAATATATACACAAATATAACCCCATATGAATGTTGTGTGTCATGATTTTGCACAAAGAGCTATTTAATCAAATTTAGAAGGAGATATGTTTGTCTTAAATGATCTTGATCTTGTGGTGTTAAATGGTCTACTTATTGTAACCACTGACAATTTGCCTCCTGTAAACTTGCGTTTAAGCAGTCAGTGAGGTAAAACCTCTGCTAATAGGGGATATATTTTTGCTTACTCATGGAATTTGTTTCTACAGGCTTTGATTTGTCTGtcatcattctttttttttctgtatgatGTGAATAAACTTGTAGAGTGATCTAATTTGTTGGCTCCCTTGTCTTTTGTGGCACACATCCTCGTAGCAGCGCGAGGGGCCAAACCTAAATCTTCTTAACCAAAGGGTCATCTGAATTTCATCTGTGTTGGTAGTTAGGCAGAGAGTGTTTTGTGGTTACTGTTGAGGCGGAGATACTGAGCATGCCTTCACCTGTGTGGTGACGGCAGTGGgatcagtgtgtttgtgtgtatgttgcCTTGTACTTGAGGTGAGGTAGGCTGCTGTGCTGCAGTGTCCACCAGCACTAGTGgccatttttaaaagtgtcagTGTTTGTGGTTACCACTAGAAGACGCTGTGTTTACACGCATAGTCCGGGCCAGACAGTACGCGAGTATGGTGGGCCCCTGCTCCCTTAGTGACACCCACTTGCACCACACACGCACGTacgcacacacaaacgcacccacacagacacacgtaTACGCGCACGAGGTATCTGGCTGCGTGCCAGATGCAACGGAGGACTCTCACAAGAGGTGGAGTGGACTTCTCCATTCCTATGAGGAGTCAGCCTTTAGCTGACAGCTAAGTACTGCTCAGGTAGACTACATTACTGCTGTTTAGGAAACTCAACCGCACTAAGTGCTAGATGATCAGTAGCAGCTAGGTcaatgactttattttattttattttttagctttaattTAAGTTTAATGCACGTCAGAAAGGAATAGTATTTGAATAAAAAGTTATTGAATTAAACAATGCGTTAAGGGATTTGATAGAAGAGTTTGATGTACTTTAgtggtttttcttttcttttgtgtgtgtCGGGGGGGGgtcaaaaattaacaaacatGTATACCACTGTATAGGATAGTACGGCAAAATAGGAGGGAAAACCCCTCATAAACTGTAGCGCCTTAGTTTATTTGTGTAAACTTACTGTTCCCTGTTACGCACTAACCAGTTAGGCCTATGCACTGCAGTTAATACAGGTATGGATCATGTCAAATGTCTTGTATTTTGATGAACAAATTCTAGACAGGACTGCATTTTAGCACCAAGTCCAGctttatagaaatatttttaatgattaaaaaacgTGCATATATAAAGGGCTATGTGATATggttttaaaacacttttttaaatctcaatatCTTTCACCACGTAGTATTTCAGTGGAGCATGTAGGTTATATAATATCATAGTATTACAGCTGGTTCTAGACGaagttttttcaaatgtatACAAATGGGTTTCTCCTTTATTAGATAGGCATATGCCATCCATACTTAACTGATGGCTTTCCGTTTATGTTGAATTGTTCTGTTGTTATCGTGGGGTCGCTCTGGCCGCGGTCTCGATTGCTGAGTCCACTTCGCATTTTGAGCGACGCCCCCAAATTCCGTGCAGAGTGTTTGCAGACCCTCCGGGAcggagaggtggaggaggaatcGGCAGCTCCGCCGTTCAAATACTATAATCATCACGCCATTAGTTCTTTACTTCATCAATTTCTTTTATCCGGATATTAAAGACTATATAGAGAAGGTAAGGGTGCACGTTTTCCAGATAGTATCATTAAAATTCGTTGTTTATAATATTATGTCGCCTTGTCCTGTGCGCTGTTCCGTGTCGCAGCGACCACTCGGACTATGGTCAGCTCGCCGTGGCGTTGGTCTTCCACCGTCGTCTTAGGTAACCTTAATGACGGTGAAATGATCGCTTGGGTTTTCCGATCAACCATATTGAGTTAATTTTCCCTGTAACTCATAATATAGGCTGTGTTTAATCAGAGGAGTAGTGTTTTCTTCAAACGTTAACATGGAATATAGCCTGGTCTTCTATTACCCACAGTAACCGCAACGTTGCGCACCTCGGTTCTCGTCGTCGATACCAGACAAAAGACAGTCTGTTTTTTTACGATTCACGACATTGTCTTTCCGTGCAGTGCTTAAGTATTTGCTGGCACACATAACAGCAGTAGTCAAAATGCATTTGAAAAGCGCGCTCCACATTTGACCTGCGCATATGCGCATATCTTTGCATATTGTTGTCGCTCTGTTATTGATTGCATTGATATACCGTGAaattcttaaagggatactgcCTCTTGTATGCGGAAATCGCTCTCGAGGCATACTCGGTGTCTTAAGCCTGTTCTTGTCATCTACTTTCAAGCGATCTTATTACTCAATCTTTATATTCTCATAGGCCATAttgcatttctttaaaaacagaatctcCACACCCTTTTTCATCATGGTGTTTGGATGGCCTGTCTGAAAAAATATCCCTGTCGTTTCTCCTGTGTTTACTCCCTCTGTATTTGTCCCTCCAACATTTCTATTCTTAACCTTCCTCTCTTTATCCCCTATTCATTTCTAGCTCTCCGGGACTCTGAGGCTGCTGCAGAGAATGGGAATAGGGACACAGGCCAAGGCTTGCCATATTGGCTGAAGTAACAGCAGGACAGTTGACAACCCTGCATCAGCTTCAATCCCCTTCTCCCTcacctacacaaacacacaaacacgtaTAGCCTACATAAGAAAAGACAACCCCACTCACAGCCATTGCTATGTCCACCGCGGTAGACATCGCTGGCCCTTCCTCTCCCGATCAGGCCCACAGCAGTGCTAAAATCCCCAATGAGCCATTGAGACCCAGCCTTAAGCGCTCCCACCACCCCTACAGCCTCTCCCATTACATCTCCACCCCTTCCCCAGCCGTGGATGTCAAAGACCTGATCCAGCCTTCCCCATCCCAGCAACGCACCACTCAGCCTGCAAACACAAAGTCTCGTCGAACTCCCTCCTGGCCTGATATGTGGGAGTCACCCAGTGGGCTCCACCTGGCCCATGCCGCAGAGCTGCTGATGCGCGCAGGGCTGCTGGCTTTAACCCCAGCCACCACAGAGCAGACTGGCCTGGGTGCACAGAGCAGCCAGCCAGCTAAGAGGGAGGCTGAAGAATCAAAAGGGGAAAAGGGGGATGGAGAGGGAGCAGGGTCTGgaccagaggaggaggaagaggactCCTCTGGATGTGGAACTGACTTCCAACCCTTTCTAGGTGCCTGGTTCCCTTTCAGTCCTGCTCTGTTCCCCCTGGCTGGCTTTCAGATGGGGGGAGGCCACTGGAGGAGTGCAACCATGGGGGCTGAGGGCATGGAGGGGATAGTAGCTGAGGGCTACTCTCCTGGCTCTATGGGCGGGGGCAGCGGAGGgagaaggaagaggaaaagGTGTGGTGAATGTGTACCTTGTCGGCGTCAGACAAACTGTGAACAGTGCAGCAGCTGCCGCAATCGCAAGAGGGGACACCAGATCTGTAAATACAGAAAGTGTGAGGAGCTAAAGAGAAAGCCGGGAGGTCCTGGGTTTGACAGCCGAGTGTCTGGGTTTGATCTTAGGGGCTCTGATTTTACTTTGGGTCTGGCACAGGAGAGAAGCAACAGCGCCTTGGATGGATAGTAATGTGTGAAGAGGCAGCATTTGTCAGAGGATCCTAGCTGGATGATTGTTAAGGAGCTGCTGTTTAATTAAACACACAGGACACCATGAGCTCAGACTGTGATTCAAAGACCTTCAGATATTCAGATATTGTGTTTAGCGAAGAGCTGCAGCTCTGTTTAAGAATGTTCACACTTGTTCCTGTCCTTTCTTTTGACAATCAGAGTGGAGAAGACAGAAAGAAGGATACCAATGTGTGTCAATGTTTGGATGACAACAAAAAGTGCTGTAAATAGATTGTAAATATCTGGAAACATTATGTCTTTTTTACATCCCTGTCCAGTTTGGATGTGTTATGTTTCAACATAAAAAGGAGCCAAATGTTTTGTTTCTAATGGggaggtttgtttttgttgtcctgACTTCACTGCATTAGTAAAAAATGAATGAGTTCAGCTGAGGCTAAATTATTTCATGTGCAACTCGTACTGTATAGCACTGTTTtctcttttgaaataaaagaaattggCCATGTTAATATGTCCACAGGCTGGTTTCATACTGCATCTGTATtagtatgtgtttgtgtgtgtccatATTTAATGCATGTATGTGTCTGTTAGCCAGAATGTCCCTGGTTGTACACACGTGTGTGAATGTGGTTTTGTGGATTTGGGTTACCTTATGCTGTGGCTGATACCTTATCACAaccccacagacacacactaacacacaaacaacagcatGCTGCCTTTGCAAGACTGTTCAAATACACTTCACCTGACATGCCCACACAATCACAGATACCTTCTTCTCAACACACTATTTCCTTTTTCATTCACAAGTTTAGATCGTAAGCACACATACATTCATCATAAACAAAGCCCACAGCCAGCTGGACTGAGGCTACAGGGTGGCTTTTTCCTTGTTGCTGTAATGATGGCTGATGTGATAAGACCTTCTTCCTCGGCGCCACACTCCAGGGGACCGCAGGGAAGACGTAGCCATGGCAACGGCCGGCCCGAGGTGTCACGCTATAATTGGGCCACGGCTGCACTTCCTGTGTGCCTTCAGTCAGGGGGGATCGCAGAGGGActctgcgtgtgtgtgtttgtggggagtgggggttgtgtttgtgtgtgtgggtgtgtgtgcatgtgtgtgtttgtcaggcagtgagagagagggagtgaaaaCGTAGCACGCCAGCCAATGCAGGACGCTGCCAACTCATGGAGAAAGGCAGTGAGCTCCAACACCATGCAAGTGCAATGCTCTGACTGAATGAAAAACACGCAGTCTTTTAGTTTAAGTTCACAGTCTAGTGTTTCTTCATCTCCCAGACAAAGAGGGAATTTCAGATTCTTGgatctgcagctttttttcccttttctccccctctcttcgGTGCCTTTCTAGTGATTTGGAGCTTAATCCTCCCTCCCTGTGCTCGTcacgcatgcacacacaaacccacacacacgcacacacacaccgGAAATCTGTGTCACCCGCTGCCCAGCAGGTCCAGTGACTCCCTGAACGCCTGCAGTCTGGCTCCACTGGCCTGCAAGATGGCAGGAGAGAAAGGgatgaggtggaggaggggggcAGGAGGAGGGATTGAACAGAGGACAGAAAAGGGGAGGAGGgttgagagagggagagaatcGGGGGAGTGAGGGTGGTGGAGGTGGGGATAGAAAGCGAATCAAGGGAGAGGGTGAAGGGGGGTAGTGGTGAAgggcagagagggagaagggAGGAGA
This window encodes:
- the zgc:110843 gene encoding CDGSH iron-sulfur domain-containing protein 1 — protein: MTTPSFSAMTPMPALPSSGLRLSKEHLVVAVPVAVVAALGGFLVGHYLSRRSFKSGQVNSSVSKDRPKVVHSFDMEDIGTKAVYCRCWKSKKFPYCDGAHAKHNEETGDNVGPLIIKKKDA
- the LOC121516397 gene encoding CXXC-type zinc finger protein 5-like, which translates into the protein MSTAVDIAGPSSPDQAHSSAKIPNEPLRPSLKRSHHPYSLSHYISTPSPAVDVKDLIQPSPSQQRTTQPANTKSRRTPSWPDMWESPSGLHLAHAAELLMRAGLLALTPATTEQTGLGAQSSQPAKREAEESKGEKGDGEGAGSGPEEEEEDSSGCGTDFQPFLGAWFPFSPALFPLAGFQMGGGHWRSATMGAEGMEGIVAEGYSPGSMGGGSGGRRKRKRCGECVPCRRQTNCEQCSSCRNRKRGHQICKYRKCEELKRKPGGPGFDSRVSGFDLRGSDFTLGLAQERSNSALDG